In the Bordetella genomosp. 10 genome, one interval contains:
- the trbB gene encoding P-type conjugative transfer ATPase TrbB has product MSAVPQSFASTSLDRRIRMLRTAMGPVIAAELEDPDVVEIMLNPDRSLWVDRLSSGRAPLGVELSEADGERIIRLVAAHVGAEVHRGQPLLTAELPETGERFEGILPPASPGPAFALRKRAVSVIPLDRYVADGMMTDAQAAFLRNAVRERQNILIAGGTSTGKTTLANALLAEIAATGDRVLVLEDTIELQCTARDHVPLRTRAGVVSMTELVRATMRLRPDRVIVGEVRGGEALDLIKVWGTGHPGGIATIHAGSAVGALLRLEQLILEVAVNPPRALVAEAVNVVIHIAGRGRKRRIESIARVIGFDGEGYRLADALEPSPHPELPFPSPNHSGELS; this is encoded by the coding sequence ATGAGCGCCGTTCCCCAGTCCTTCGCCAGCACCTCGCTCGACCGGCGCATCCGCATGTTGCGCACGGCGATGGGGCCGGTCATCGCCGCCGAGCTCGAAGACCCGGACGTGGTGGAAATCATGCTCAACCCCGATCGCTCCCTGTGGGTCGATCGGCTGTCGTCCGGTCGCGCGCCGCTGGGCGTGGAGCTGTCCGAAGCCGATGGCGAACGCATCATCCGCCTGGTCGCCGCACACGTCGGTGCGGAAGTGCATCGCGGCCAGCCGCTGTTGACCGCCGAGCTGCCCGAAACCGGCGAACGCTTCGAGGGCATCCTGCCGCCAGCGTCTCCCGGCCCGGCGTTCGCGCTGCGCAAGCGCGCCGTGAGTGTGATCCCGCTCGATCGCTACGTCGCCGACGGCATGATGACCGACGCGCAGGCGGCGTTCCTGCGTAATGCCGTGCGCGAACGGCAGAACATCCTGATCGCGGGCGGCACCAGCACCGGCAAAACCACGCTCGCCAATGCCTTGCTCGCGGAAATCGCCGCCACGGGCGACCGCGTGCTGGTGCTCGAAGACACCATCGAACTGCAATGCACAGCGCGCGACCACGTACCGCTGCGCACGCGCGCAGGCGTCGTGTCGATGACCGAGCTGGTGCGCGCCACGATGCGCCTGCGGCCTGACCGCGTGATCGTCGGCGAAGTCCGTGGCGGCGAAGCACTGGATCTCATCAAGGTATGGGGCACGGGCCACCCCGGCGGCATTGCCACCATCCACGCCGGCTCCGCCGTCGGCGCACTGCTGCGCCTGGAACAACTGATTCTCGAAGTAGCCGTGAACCCGCCGCGCGCGCTGGTCGCCGAGGCGGTCAACGTCGTCATCCACATCGCCGGCCGCGGCCGCAAGCGCCGCATCGAGAGCATCGCCCGCGTCATCGGCTTCGACGGCGAGGGCTACCGCCTGGCTGATGCGCTGGAGCCGTCTCCGCATCCCGAGCTGCCTTTCCCGTCCCCCAACCACTCTGGAGAACTGTCATGA
- a CDS encoding TrbC/VirB2 family protein — translation MTQMHVAAFRFSVKPASAFIRLHRLVAPARQGLMLATVMLMAAGTAKASGSSMPWETPLQSILDSIQGPVAKIVAVLIIISTGLALAFGDTSGGFRKLIQIVFGLSIAFAASSFFLSFFSFSGGAVV, via the coding sequence ATGACGCAGATGCACGTTGCTGCTTTCCGTTTTTCCGTAAAACCGGCTTCGGCTTTTATTCGCCTGCATCGTCTGGTTGCGCCAGCACGCCAGGGGCTGATGCTTGCCACCGTCATGCTGATGGCGGCCGGCACGGCGAAGGCGTCCGGTTCGTCGATGCCGTGGGAAACGCCGCTGCAATCCATCCTCGACTCGATCCAGGGGCCGGTCGCCAAGATCGTCGCGGTGCTCATCATCATTTCGACGGGCCTGGCGCTCGCCTTCGGCGACACGTCGGGCGGTTTTCGCAAGCTCATCCAGATCGTGTTCGGCTTGAGCATCGCGTTCGCGGCGTCCTCGTTCTTCCTGTCGTTCTTCAGCTTTTCCGGCGGGGCCGTCGTATGA
- a CDS encoding DUF2274 domain-containing protein — protein sequence MSTTRKLRLGPLPKTESIKLTFACPAGLKADLDRYATLHAQTYGEAVDATVLIPHMLEAFMAGDRGFRRGMGEDHRPSSRAAT from the coding sequence ATGAGCACGACGCGCAAGCTGCGGCTGGGGCCGCTACCCAAGACCGAGAGCATCAAACTGACGTTCGCATGCCCGGCTGGCCTGAAGGCCGACCTCGACCGCTACGCGACGCTGCACGCGCAGACCTACGGCGAAGCGGTCGATGCCACGGTACTGATCCCTCATATGCTGGAGGCGTTCATGGCGGGGGATCGGGGGTTCAGGCGGGGCATGGGAGAAGACCACCGACCATCTTCCCGCGCTGCTACGTAA
- a CDS encoding TrbI/VirB10 family protein, with the protein MSQDETPDVAGAAPKVAPENVALRAQPRPVTRLNRRTLAMLAGGLGVAVLGATMWSLQPKHPRGSNDATELYNVDRVSKSEELDQLPADYSKLPPKPAANVPPLGPPLPGDLGPAIVNAQPPLPPNIPPGNDPAAAARDAMRKEAEDAAGSSVFFRSSTQHAAAAPAQAASSVPASGLAGFDPQAAGPASTAAQPADPTAVQNRQDQKEAFQKAGTTETRNSGNLQMPASPYQVMAGTVISAALVTGIKSDLPGDVIGTVTASVYDTATGRYLLIPQGSRILGKYNSQVAYGQSRVQIVWNRIILPDTSSLTLDNLAGADPAGYAGLEDSVDWHWGRILAGAALSTVLGVGSELAVSNQGNANGNTVIALRDSAQDTANQVGQEFTRRNLNIQPTLTERPGLPVSIIVNRDLVLRPYQPLFFNRGTSP; encoded by the coding sequence ATGAGCCAGGACGAAACCCCAGACGTAGCCGGCGCCGCCCCGAAAGTCGCGCCGGAGAACGTGGCGCTGCGGGCGCAACCTCGCCCGGTGACGCGCCTCAACCGACGCACGCTGGCGATGCTGGCCGGTGGACTCGGCGTCGCCGTGCTGGGCGCAACGATGTGGTCGTTGCAGCCGAAGCATCCGCGCGGCAGTAACGATGCGACTGAGCTTTACAACGTGGATCGCGTATCGAAGTCGGAAGAACTCGATCAGCTACCGGCCGACTACTCGAAGCTGCCGCCGAAGCCCGCGGCCAACGTGCCGCCACTTGGGCCGCCGCTGCCGGGCGACCTCGGCCCGGCCATCGTGAACGCGCAGCCACCGTTGCCTCCCAACATACCGCCGGGTAACGATCCGGCGGCGGCCGCGCGTGATGCGATGCGCAAGGAGGCCGAAGACGCTGCGGGATCGTCGGTGTTCTTCCGTTCAAGCACTCAGCACGCCGCAGCGGCGCCCGCGCAGGCCGCGTCCTCCGTGCCGGCATCGGGCCTGGCCGGTTTCGACCCACAGGCCGCCGGCCCGGCTTCGACGGCTGCGCAGCCGGCCGATCCGACCGCCGTGCAGAACCGGCAAGACCAGAAAGAGGCGTTCCAGAAAGCCGGAACCACGGAAACCCGTAATTCCGGCAATCTGCAAATGCCGGCCTCGCCGTATCAGGTGATGGCGGGCACCGTGATTTCGGCGGCGTTAGTGACGGGCATCAAGTCCGATTTGCCGGGCGACGTGATCGGCACCGTGACGGCGTCGGTGTACGACACGGCGACGGGCCGCTACCTGCTGATCCCGCAAGGTTCGCGCATCCTTGGCAAATACAACAGCCAGGTCGCCTACGGGCAGAGCCGCGTGCAGATCGTGTGGAACCGCATCATCCTGCCGGACACGTCTTCGCTCACGCTGGACAATCTGGCCGGTGCTGATCCCGCTGGCTATGCCGGCCTGGAGGATAGCGTCGATTGGCACTGGGGACGCATCCTGGCAGGTGCGGCACTGTCCACCGTGCTGGGCGTTGGTTCCGAGCTGGCCGTCTCGAATCAGGGAAACGCCAATGGCAATACGGTTATCGCGTTGCGGGATAGCGCGCAGGACACGGCCAATCAGGTCGGCCAGGAATTTACGCGCCGTAATCTCAATATCCAGCCGACGTTGACCGAGCGGCCCGGCCTACCAGTCAGCATCATCGTCAACCGCGATCTGGTACTGCGGCCGTACCAACCGCTGTTCTTCAATCGGGGGACTTCGCCATGA
- the trbL gene encoding P-type conjugative transfer protein TrbL encodes MNDVSIIDHFLNVFSTYIDSGFGLLHGEVAFLTATLVVIDMTLAGLYWALGYATGQGEDVLAKLIRKVLYVGAFAYIIGNFNWLAGIVFRSFAGLGLKATGSAVSMETFLQPGHLAKTGIDAAAPILDQISAMAGFPEVFINITPIVVMFLAWFTVIVCFFVLAVQLFITLIEFKLTTLAGFVLVPFALWNKTAFLAEKVLGNVVSAGIKVLVLAVIVGIGTGLFAQFPTTPAEPSIDHALVVMLASLAMLALGIYGPGIATGLVSGAPQLGAGAMAGAALGAAGTAVAIGAAATGVGGAVVAGARMAPAAASALGKGARMAASTAGSAGAAFQAGSAAAGGGAKGTAAGLGNVAKTGAQAVGQKAAAGARSFGQRAAAAFRPDSAGPEAGGSAASGAAASGQTAADDAPTNPADQKQPTWAKRLHRRQQISHAASTAAYTLRGGDGGGSGQGPSLGQPDE; translated from the coding sequence ATGAACGACGTTTCGATCATCGACCATTTCCTCAACGTCTTTTCCACCTACATCGACAGCGGGTTCGGCCTGCTACATGGCGAAGTCGCTTTTCTGACCGCGACGCTGGTAGTGATCGATATGACGCTGGCCGGGCTGTATTGGGCGCTCGGCTACGCGACCGGTCAGGGCGAAGACGTGCTCGCCAAGCTGATCCGCAAGGTGCTCTATGTCGGTGCCTTCGCCTACATCATCGGCAACTTCAACTGGCTGGCCGGCATCGTGTTCCGTTCGTTCGCGGGCCTGGGTCTGAAGGCAACCGGCTCGGCCGTGAGCATGGAGACGTTCCTGCAACCGGGGCATCTAGCCAAGACCGGCATCGACGCCGCTGCGCCGATCCTCGACCAGATCAGTGCGATGGCGGGCTTCCCCGAAGTGTTCATCAACATCACGCCCATCGTCGTGATGTTCCTCGCGTGGTTCACCGTCATCGTCTGCTTTTTCGTGCTCGCGGTGCAGCTTTTCATCACGCTCATCGAATTCAAGCTGACCACGCTTGCCGGCTTCGTGCTGGTGCCGTTCGCGCTCTGGAACAAGACCGCGTTCCTCGCCGAAAAAGTGCTCGGCAATGTCGTGTCGGCCGGCATCAAGGTCTTGGTGCTGGCTGTCATCGTCGGTATTGGGACGGGCCTGTTCGCGCAGTTTCCGACCACGCCGGCCGAACCGTCCATCGACCACGCGCTGGTCGTGATGCTGGCCTCGCTCGCCATGCTCGCGCTCGGCATCTACGGGCCGGGCATTGCGACCGGCCTTGTGTCCGGTGCGCCGCAGCTCGGCGCGGGCGCAATGGCCGGCGCGGCATTGGGCGCGGCCGGCACCGCCGTTGCCATCGGTGCTGCCGCTACCGGCGTCGGTGGTGCCGTGGTTGCCGGTGCGCGCATGGCGCCAGCCGCCGCCAGTGCGCTCGGCAAGGGCGCGCGCATGGCCGCATCCACGGCGGGCAGTGCTGGCGCGGCATTTCAGGCCGGCTCCGCTGCTGCCGGAGGTGGCGCGAAAGGCACAGCAGCGGGCCTTGGCAACGTCGCCAAAACCGGGGCGCAGGCGGTCGGCCAGAAGGCCGCCGCCGGTGCGCGCTCATTCGGGCAACGTGCCGCCGCCGCATTCCGGCCGGATAGCGCCGGGCCGGAGGCTGGCGGCAGTGCTGCGTCGGGCGCTGCCGCATCCGGCCAGACCGCCGCCGACGATGCACCGACCAATCCCGCCGACCAGAAACAACCCACCTGGGCCAAGCGACTACATCGCCGCCAGCAGATCAGCCATGCCGCGAGTACGGCCGCATACACGCTGCGCGGTGGGGATGGCGGTGGCTCGGGGCAAGGCCCAAGCCTGGGTCAGCCCGACGAATGA
- a CDS encoding CopG family transcriptional regulator: MSQYRLNLFIPHGHAKRLDELAAKKGVSKSSIVAAALTSWLSPDAGDQREAAIAKRLDRLTRQFERLERDQNIEIETLALFVRYFLTVSTPVPEAHRDAARAQGKVRFEQFVEQLGRHLMRGRSLVRDVVDELNPDAARLDDAAAQAEAHERDAERAS; encoded by the coding sequence ATGAGCCAGTACCGCCTCAACCTGTTCATTCCACACGGGCACGCCAAGCGCCTTGACGAGCTAGCCGCCAAGAAAGGCGTGTCCAAGTCATCCATCGTCGCAGCGGCGCTCACGTCCTGGCTGTCGCCTGATGCCGGCGACCAGCGCGAGGCCGCCATTGCCAAACGGCTCGACCGGCTCACGCGCCAGTTCGAGCGGCTGGAGCGCGACCAGAACATCGAGATCGAGACGCTGGCGCTGTTCGTCCGCTACTTCCTGACCGTCAGCACGCCGGTTCCCGAAGCACATCGGGACGCGGCACGCGCGCAGGGCAAGGTGCGTTTCGAGCAGTTCGTCGAACAACTCGGCCGTCATTTGATGCGCGGGCGCAGTCTCGTGCGCGACGTGGTGGACGAACTGAACCCGGACGCTGCGCGGCTCGACGATGCGGCGGCGCAGGCCGAAGCTCATGAACGTGATGCGGAGCGTGCCTCATGA
- a CDS encoding VirB3 family type IV secretion system protein, with the protein MSTANDLPGFEVPLHRSLTEPILMGGAPRTVAIANGTLSGAVGLGLQLWIPGIALWIVGHSLAVWGARVDPQFMQVFARHLKHKPLLDV; encoded by the coding sequence ATGAGCACGGCCAACGACCTGCCTGGCTTCGAGGTGCCGCTGCATCGATCGCTCACCGAACCGATCCTGATGGGCGGTGCGCCGCGTACCGTGGCGATCGCCAACGGCACGCTGTCCGGTGCCGTGGGCCTCGGCCTGCAACTGTGGATTCCCGGAATCGCGCTATGGATCGTCGGCCATTCGCTCGCCGTGTGGGGTGCGCGCGTCGATCCGCAGTTCATGCAGGTGTTCGCCCGGCACTTGAAGCACAAGCCGCTGCTGGACGTGTGA
- the trbE gene encoding conjugal transfer protein TrbE yields the protein MLNLVEYRQRPALLADWLPWAGLVAPGVVLNKDGSFQRTARFRGPDLDSATQGELVATTARLNNALRRLGAGWALYVEAERQPAADYPHSDFPEPLSWLVDEERRATFEESGNHFESGYHLTLQYLPPEESRARAAKLLYENTLTAGVDWRERLTAFVAETARVFDLLDGVMPEIDWLDDAETLTYLHATVSTRRFRVGVPEIPFHLDALLADMPLIGGHAPMLGDQHLRVVTVRGFPTSTWPGILDDLNRLGFAYRWSTRFICMDKSEAEKELGRLRRQWFAKRKNVLALLRETIFQQESPLVDTDASNKSADADAAMQELGSDQVAYGFVTATVAVLDAEADTADEKLRMVERAIQGRGFVTIPETLNSVEAWLSAVPGNAYANVRQPIVSTLNLAHLMPVSAVWAGPEKNAHLDGPPLIVTRTEGATPFRLVTHIGDVGHTLIAGPTGMGKSVLLATLAMQFRRYPGARIFAFDMGRSMRATVLGLGGEHYDLGADGSIAFQPLARIDREGYRTWAAKWVEGRLLHEGITVGPDEKAAIWSALGSLAGAPLEQRTLTGLSVLLQSNALRQALAPYVLGGAHGRLLDADHDRLGGADVQCFEMEELMHSKAAVLAVLGYLFARFDERFDGAPTLLVLDESWLFLDDPVFAARIRQWLKTLRKKNVSVIFATQSLADIKDSSIAPAIIESCASRIFLPNPQATEPQIRTIYEGFGLNSRQIEIVATAQPKRDYYYQSTAGNRLFDLDLGPVTLAFAGASTSQDQRDIDGVLADAGVPGFAGAWLRHRGLGWAADLLPSAPSAASFLASQSLENSP from the coding sequence ATGCTGAATCTCGTCGAATACCGCCAGCGTCCGGCCTTGCTTGCCGACTGGCTGCCGTGGGCCGGACTGGTCGCGCCGGGCGTCGTGCTGAACAAGGACGGCAGTTTCCAGCGTACGGCGCGCTTTCGCGGCCCCGACCTCGACAGCGCGACGCAAGGCGAGCTGGTCGCCACCACGGCCCGACTGAACAACGCGCTGCGCCGACTCGGCGCGGGTTGGGCGTTGTACGTCGAAGCCGAACGCCAGCCAGCGGCGGACTATCCGCACTCGGATTTCCCCGAGCCGCTGTCCTGGCTGGTAGACGAAGAACGCCGCGCGACCTTCGAGGAATCGGGCAACCACTTCGAGAGCGGCTATCACCTGACGCTTCAATACCTGCCGCCCGAGGAATCCCGTGCGCGTGCGGCCAAGCTGCTCTATGAGAATACGCTGACGGCCGGTGTGGACTGGCGCGAGCGCCTGACCGCGTTCGTCGCGGAAACTGCGCGCGTCTTCGATTTGCTCGACGGCGTGATGCCGGAAATCGACTGGCTCGATGACGCCGAAACGCTGACCTATCTGCACGCGACCGTCTCGACGCGGCGCTTCCGCGTCGGCGTGCCGGAAATACCGTTCCACCTCGACGCGCTGCTGGCCGACATGCCGCTGATCGGTGGCCACGCACCCATGCTCGGCGACCAGCACCTGCGCGTCGTGACCGTGCGTGGTTTCCCGACTTCGACCTGGCCGGGGATTCTCGACGACCTCAACCGGCTCGGCTTCGCCTATCGCTGGAGCACGCGCTTTATCTGCATGGACAAGTCGGAAGCCGAGAAGGAACTCGGCCGCCTGCGCCGGCAGTGGTTCGCCAAGCGCAAGAATGTCCTCGCGCTGTTGCGCGAAACGATCTTCCAGCAGGAAAGCCCGCTCGTCGATACCGACGCCAGCAACAAGTCGGCCGATGCGGACGCCGCAATGCAGGAACTCGGCAGCGATCAGGTCGCCTACGGCTTCGTCACGGCAACCGTGGCGGTGCTCGATGCCGAGGCCGATACGGCCGATGAGAAACTGCGCATGGTGGAGCGCGCGATTCAGGGCCGGGGTTTTGTGACGATTCCCGAAACCCTCAATTCGGTAGAGGCGTGGCTGTCGGCCGTGCCTGGCAATGCGTATGCGAACGTGCGCCAGCCCATCGTTTCGACGCTGAACCTCGCGCATCTGATGCCGGTGTCCGCCGTGTGGGCCGGGCCGGAGAAGAACGCACACCTCGACGGCCCGCCGTTGATCGTGACGCGCACCGAGGGCGCGACGCCGTTCCGGCTCGTCACGCACATCGGCGACGTGGGCCATACGCTGATCGCCGGCCCGACCGGCATGGGTAAATCCGTCCTGCTCGCCACGCTGGCGATGCAGTTCCGCCGCTATCCCGGTGCGCGCATCTTCGCCTTCGACATGGGCCGCTCGATGCGGGCAACGGTCCTGGGCCTGGGCGGTGAGCACTACGACCTTGGCGCGGACGGTTCGATCGCGTTCCAGCCGCTCGCGCGCATCGACCGCGAGGGCTACCGCACCTGGGCGGCTAAATGGGTCGAAGGCCGTCTGCTGCATGAAGGCATCACCGTCGGCCCGGACGAGAAAGCCGCCATCTGGTCGGCGCTCGGCAGCCTGGCTGGTGCGCCGCTCGAACAGCGCACGCTCACGGGCCTATCGGTGCTGCTGCAATCCAATGCGCTGCGCCAGGCGCTCGCGCCCTATGTGCTCGGCGGCGCACACGGCAGGCTGCTCGATGCCGACCACGACCGGCTCGGCGGGGCCGACGTGCAATGCTTCGAGATGGAAGAACTGATGCACAGCAAGGCTGCGGTGCTGGCTGTGCTCGGTTATCTGTTCGCGCGCTTCGACGAGCGGTTCGACGGTGCGCCGACGCTGCTGGTTCTCGACGAGTCCTGGCTGTTCCTCGATGACCCGGTATTCGCCGCACGCATCCGGCAGTGGCTGAAGACCCTGCGCAAGAAGAACGTCAGCGTGATCTTCGCCACGCAGTCGCTCGCCGACATCAAGGATTCGTCGATCGCACCCGCGATCATCGAGAGTTGCGCGAGCCGCATCTTCCTGCCAAATCCGCAGGCCACCGAGCCGCAGATTCGGACGATCTACGAGGGCTTCGGCCTCAACAGCCGGCAAATCGAGATTGTCGCCACCGCGCAGCCCAAGCGCGACTACTACTACCAGTCCACCGCTGGCAATCGCCTCTTCGATCTCGACCTGGGGCCGGTCACGCTCGCGTTCGCGGGCGCATCCACATCGCAAGACCAGCGCGACATCGACGGCGTGCTGGCCGATGCCGGCGTGCCGGGCTTTGCCGGCGCCTGGCTGCGCCATCGCGGCCTCGGCTGGGCGGCTGACTTATTGCCGTCCGCGCCATCCGCCGCGTCCTTCCTCGCTTCCCAATCGCTGGAGAACTCGCCATGA
- the trbG gene encoding P-type conjugative transfer protein TrbG has product MNLHFRIYAFVLMLAALAGCASPGKPPPHISLDEPVQAQPQPEPPKPVEVVEVPKVLPMPAQMKPLTDTSDAKLAPEPADETARVSRANAEARMAPTREGYINAIQVWPFTDGALYQVYTAPGRVTVVSLQPGEELVTVAAGDTVRWIVGDTSSGAGNDLRVNVLVKPIRSGLKTNLVITTSRRTYLIELTSTEKAWMASVSWEYPKDQILALQRQDQAAQAAAPVDTGLSLEKIRFRYAISGSNPPWKPLRAFDDGEKVYIQFPPGIAQGDLPPLFVIGAQGDGQLVNYRFRAPYYIVDRLFGAAELRLGGDKGDVVRIERTDITRGN; this is encoded by the coding sequence ATGAACCTGCATTTCCGTATCTACGCTTTCGTGCTGATGCTCGCGGCCCTGGCAGGCTGCGCCTCGCCGGGCAAGCCGCCACCGCATATCTCGCTCGACGAACCGGTGCAGGCGCAACCGCAACCCGAGCCGCCCAAGCCCGTCGAAGTGGTAGAAGTGCCGAAGGTGCTGCCGATGCCGGCGCAGATGAAACCGCTGACCGATACGAGCGACGCGAAGCTGGCTCCGGAGCCAGCGGACGAAACCGCGCGCGTGTCGCGCGCCAATGCCGAAGCGCGCATGGCGCCCACGCGCGAGGGCTACATCAACGCAATCCAGGTATGGCCCTTCACGGACGGCGCGCTGTATCAGGTCTATACCGCGCCGGGGCGCGTCACCGTGGTTTCGCTCCAGCCCGGCGAGGAACTGGTGACGGTCGCGGCGGGCGACACCGTGCGCTGGATCGTCGGCGACACGTCCAGCGGTGCCGGCAACGATCTGCGCGTCAACGTGCTGGTCAAGCCGATCCGTTCCGGCCTCAAGACTAATCTGGTCATTACGACGAGCCGGCGCACCTACCTGATCGAGCTGACCTCGACGGAGAAGGCATGGATGGCGTCCGTGTCCTGGGAGTACCCGAAGGACCAGATACTGGCCTTGCAGCGGCAGGATCAGGCCGCACAGGCGGCAGCCCCCGTCGATACCGGCCTGTCGCTGGAGAAGATCCGCTTCCGTTACGCGATCAGCGGCAGCAATCCGCCGTGGAAGCCGCTGCGCGCCTTCGACGATGGCGAGAAGGTCTATATCCAGTTCCCGCCCGGCATCGCCCAGGGCGACCTGCCGCCGCTGTTCGTGATCGGCGCACAGGGCGACGGGCAACTTGTGAACTACCGTTTCCGTGCGCCGTACTACATCGTCGATCGGCTGTTCGGCGCGGCCGAACTGCGGCTGGGCGGTGACAAGGGCGACGTGGTGCGGATCGAACGCACGGACATCACGCGGGGGAACTGA
- the trbJ gene encoding P-type conjugative transfer protein TrbJ, whose amino-acid sequence MKIRLLAFAVAAFVGVMPAAHAQWAVIDATNLVQNTMTATRTLEQINNQVRQLQNQAQSLINQGRNLESLPFNVVGRLQSTLATTQQLIAQAQGLAFQVQSMDQQFAQLYPQQYAATVSGNQMYQDAHQRWQNTLNGLQTAMQMQAQVSQNVTTDQGVLTDLVGQSQSATGALQAQQATNQLLALQAKQSIQTQQLQLTQGRAASLELARQAAAVEQGRVITQRFLGTGTTYTPESVSFYGN is encoded by the coding sequence ATGAAGATCCGTCTTCTCGCTTTTGCTGTCGCAGCCTTCGTCGGCGTCATGCCGGCCGCGCACGCGCAATGGGCCGTCATCGACGCGACCAACCTCGTGCAGAACACGATGACCGCCACGCGCACGCTGGAACAGATCAACAACCAGGTCAGGCAACTTCAGAACCAGGCGCAGTCACTGATAAATCAGGGCCGCAATCTGGAGAGCCTGCCGTTCAACGTGGTCGGCCGGCTGCAATCGACGCTCGCCACTACGCAGCAGCTTATCGCGCAGGCGCAGGGGCTGGCGTTCCAGGTGCAGAGCATGGATCAGCAGTTCGCGCAGTTGTACCCACAGCAGTACGCCGCGACCGTGAGCGGCAACCAGATGTACCAAGACGCGCACCAGCGTTGGCAGAACACGCTCAACGGCTTGCAGACCGCGATGCAGATGCAGGCGCAGGTGTCGCAGAACGTGACCACTGACCAGGGCGTGCTGACCGATCTCGTCGGGCAAAGCCAGTCGGCGACCGGTGCGCTGCAAGCGCAGCAGGCGACGAACCAGCTCCTCGCGTTGCAGGCGAAGCAATCCATCCAGACGCAGCAGCTCCAGCTCACGCAGGGGCGTGCCGCGTCGCTGGAACTGGCGCGGCAGGCGGCGGCCGTCGAACAGGGCCGCGTTATTACGCAGCGGTTCCTCGGCACCGGCACGACGTACACGCCGGAGTCGGTGAGCTTCTACGGGAACTGA
- the trbF gene encoding conjugal transfer protein TrbF, producing the protein MRFKRPQVRYASTPQPATPYQSAAQVWDGRIGSARVQAKNWRFMAFGCLALALLMAGGLVWRSAQSIVTPYVVEVDKTGQVRAVGEATTPYRPADAQIAFYLAHFVTLVRSLSIDPIVVRQNWLDAYDYTTDKGAAVLNDYASKNDPFARVGKETVTVQITSVTRASDSSFNVRWTEQHFVNGAAAGTERWNAVISTVLQTPRTEQRLRKNPLGIYVNGLSWSRELDATEGAKP; encoded by the coding sequence ATGCGATTCAAGCGACCCCAGGTGCGTTACGCCAGTACGCCGCAGCCTGCCACTCCGTACCAGTCCGCCGCGCAGGTATGGGACGGGCGCATCGGCTCGGCGCGCGTGCAGGCGAAGAACTGGCGCTTCATGGCCTTCGGCTGCCTCGCGCTCGCGTTGCTGATGGCGGGCGGCCTGGTCTGGCGCTCGGCGCAGTCCATCGTCACGCCCTACGTGGTTGAGGTGGACAAGACGGGCCAGGTGCGCGCTGTGGGAGAAGCCACCACACCGTACCGGCCGGCGGACGCGCAGATCGCGTTCTACCTTGCGCACTTCGTCACGCTGGTTCGCTCGTTGTCCATCGACCCCATCGTGGTGCGGCAGAACTGGCTCGACGCCTACGACTACACCACCGACAAGGGCGCGGCCGTGCTCAACGACTACGCGAGCAAGAACGATCCCTTCGCGCGTGTCGGCAAGGAAACCGTGACGGTGCAGATCACCAGCGTCACGCGCGCCAGCGACTCGTCTTTCAACGTGCGCTGGACGGAACAGCACTTCGTCAACGGCGCTGCCGCCGGCACCGAACGCTGGAACGCCGTGATTTCCACTGTCCTGCAAACCCCACGCACCGAGCAGCGCCTGCGCAAAAACCCACTCGGTATCTACGTCAACGGCCTGTCGTGGAGCCGTGAACTCGATGCGACCGAAGGAGCCAAGCCATGA